In a genomic window of Magnolia sinica isolate HGM2019 chromosome 16, MsV1, whole genome shotgun sequence:
- the LOC131228767 gene encoding uncharacterized protein LOC131228767, translating to MRARLPDRFRLPQIALYTTKADPIEHVESFRTYMELHDASDAVMCRAFSLTLSDFARLWFKQLKLRSISLFAELSEVFVTNFIGRKKKLKASAHLNNIVQREGELLKDYIRHFNLEALQVRKYSDETALNAIMQGLRDKPFLFSLDKNPSSTLAEFMNQSQKYADIEESRILQEAAQKKNASIKGSTKKEIDSANVSKKRKDDRPRDERRSGK from the coding sequence ATGCGAGCTCGACTACCAGACAGGTTCCGCTTGCCGCAGATCGCACTCTACACCACGAAGGCTGACCCAATTGAACATGTCGAGTCCTTTCGGACCTATATGGAGTTGCACGATGCCTCGGACGCGGTTATGTGCCGAGCCTTTTCACTTACCCTGTCTGACTTTGCCCGGCTCTGGTTCAAACAACTAAAACTGAGGTCCATAAGTTTGTTCGCCGAACTTAGTGAGGTGTTCGTCACGAACTTCATTGGGAGAAAGAAGAAACTTAAAGCGTCAGCGCATCTGAACAATATAGTTCAAAGAGAAGGGGAACTCCTCAAGGACTACATCAGACACTTCAATCTTGAAGCCCTACAGGTTCGAAAATACTCGGATGAAACAGCCCTGAATGCCATCATGCAAGGGCTAAGAGATAAGCCCTTTCTCTTCTCCTTAGATAAGAACCCCTCGTCTACATTGGCCGAGTTCATGAACCAGTCACAAAAGTACGCCGACATTGAGGAATCCAGGATTTTGCAAGAGGCAGCCCAAAAGAAGAATGCCTCGATAAAAGGATCGACGAAGAAAGAGATCGACTCGGCCAATGTCAGTAAGAAACGGAAAGATGATCGGCCTCGGGACGAACGCAGGTCTGGAAAATGA